The Microbacterium sp. SORGH_AS_0862 genome has a segment encoding these proteins:
- a CDS encoding glutamine synthetase family protein, with amino-acid sequence MDKQRDFVLRTIEERGVKFIRLWFTDVIGTLKSVAIAPAEVEGAFTEGLGFDGSAIEGLTRTFESDLLAHPDPTTFQILPWRGEIDPTARMFCDITTPDGQPAVADPRHVLKRTLAKASDAGFTFYTHPEIEFYLLKSSTYGPDGPEPVDSAGYFDNVPGGTAHDFRRRSVRMLEDLGISVEFSHHEGGPGQNEIDLRYADALATADNIMTFRTVIKEVAIEQGVYATFMPKPLSGQPGSGMHTHMSLFEGDRNAFYEEGAQYQLSKVGRQFIAGLLRHANEISAVTNQFVNSYKRLWGGDEAPSFISWGHNNRSALVRVPLYKPNKGGSSRVEYRALDSAANPYLAYALMLAAGLKGIEEGYELPPEAEDNVWSLTDSERRALGYAPLPASLDQALQYMEESELVAETLGETVFTYVLANKRREWAGYRSQVTPFELQSNLEML; translated from the coding sequence ATGGACAAGCAGCGCGATTTCGTACTGCGCACGATCGAAGAGCGCGGCGTCAAGTTCATCCGCCTCTGGTTCACCGACGTGATCGGAACGCTGAAGTCGGTGGCGATCGCCCCCGCCGAGGTCGAGGGAGCCTTCACCGAGGGCCTCGGTTTCGACGGTTCCGCGATCGAAGGCCTCACGCGCACGTTCGAGTCCGACCTGCTCGCCCACCCGGATCCCACGACGTTCCAGATCCTGCCGTGGCGCGGCGAGATCGACCCGACCGCGCGCATGTTCTGCGACATCACGACGCCCGACGGCCAGCCGGCCGTCGCCGACCCGCGTCACGTCCTCAAGCGCACGCTCGCGAAGGCCTCGGATGCGGGATTCACGTTCTACACGCATCCGGAGATCGAGTTCTACCTGCTCAAGTCCTCCACCTACGGCCCCGATGGCCCCGAGCCGGTCGATTCCGCAGGCTACTTCGACAACGTTCCCGGAGGAACGGCACACGACTTCCGTCGCCGCTCGGTGCGGATGCTGGAAGACCTCGGCATCTCCGTCGAGTTCAGCCACCACGAGGGCGGTCCGGGGCAGAACGAGATCGACCTGCGCTACGCCGATGCGCTGGCCACGGCCGACAACATCATGACGTTCCGCACGGTCATCAAGGAGGTGGCGATCGAGCAGGGCGTCTACGCGACCTTCATGCCGAAGCCGCTCAGCGGGCAGCCGGGCAGCGGTATGCACACGCACATGTCGCTGTTCGAGGGTGACCGCAACGCGTTCTACGAAGAGGGCGCGCAGTACCAGCTCTCCAAGGTCGGCCGTCAGTTCATCGCCGGCCTGCTGCGTCACGCCAACGAGATCTCGGCCGTCACGAACCAGTTCGTGAACTCGTACAAGCGCCTGTGGGGCGGCGACGAGGCGCCCAGCTTCATCAGCTGGGGCCACAACAACCGTTCGGCGCTCGTGCGCGTGCCGCTCTACAAGCCCAACAAGGGCGGCTCCTCGCGCGTGGAGTACCGTGCCCTCGACTCGGCCGCCAACCCGTACCTCGCGTACGCCCTGATGCTGGCCGCCGGCCTCAAGGGCATCGAGGAGGGCTACGAGCTGCCGCCGGAGGCCGAGGACAACGTGTGGTCGCTCACGGATTCCGAGCGCCGCGCGCTCGGGTACGCGCCGCTTCCCGCGAGCCTCGATCAGGCGTTGCAGTACATGGAGGAGTCGGAGCTCGTCGCCGAGACACTGGGCGAGACCGTGTTCACCTACGTGCTCGCCAACAAGCGCCGCGAGTGGGCGGGCTACCGTTCGCAGGTGACGCCCTTCGAGCTGCAGAGCAACCTCGAGATGCTCTGA
- a CDS encoding SPOR domain-containing protein, translating into MSEDSEKYWYNLTTGEVERGFESPAIDRAGPFDTAEEAANAPELIKQRSAQWAADDALEND; encoded by the coding sequence GTGAGCGAAGACAGCGAGAAGTACTGGTACAACCTCACCACCGGCGAGGTGGAGCGAGGTTTCGAGTCCCCGGCGATCGACCGCGCCGGTCCGTTCGACACCGCGGAAGAGGCGGCGAACGCCCCCGAGTTGATCAAGCAGCGCTCCGCGCAGTGGGCGGCTGACGACGCCCTCGAAAACGACTGA
- the ppgK gene encoding polyphosphate--glucose phosphotransferase produces MAAQKSRAVGIDIGGTGIKGGIVDLDKGELISDRIKVSTPSGAEPKDVLAAVRSVLDTLEVADSDYPLGVAFPAIVKNGRTLSAANVSDKWIDFPAEEFFEEGLGRDIHFANDADVAGVAEMRFGAAKGVDGLTILTTLGTGIGSAVIYNDVLIPNSELGHLQRAKHGKDAEAYAAYSAMERDELSWEAWAERLQWYYSHVEFLFSPDLFIVGGGVSKHADKFLHLLDLRTPIVPAVHRNNAGIIGAAALSLGVEPDLEETVTGQ; encoded by the coding sequence ATGGCAGCACAGAAGTCTCGCGCGGTGGGTATCGACATCGGCGGAACCGGTATCAAGGGTGGAATCGTCGACCTCGACAAGGGCGAGCTGATCAGCGACCGGATCAAGGTGTCCACACCTTCCGGCGCAGAGCCGAAGGACGTTCTGGCTGCCGTGCGCAGCGTGCTCGACACGCTCGAGGTCGCGGACTCCGACTACCCGCTCGGCGTGGCCTTCCCCGCGATCGTCAAGAACGGTCGCACGCTGTCGGCGGCGAACGTGTCCGACAAGTGGATCGACTTCCCCGCCGAGGAGTTCTTCGAGGAGGGGCTCGGCCGCGACATCCACTTCGCCAACGACGCGGATGTGGCCGGCGTCGCCGAGATGCGCTTCGGTGCCGCGAAGGGCGTCGACGGACTCACGATCCTCACGACCCTCGGCACCGGTATCGGATCGGCCGTCATCTACAACGACGTCCTCATCCCCAACAGCGAACTCGGCCACCTACAGCGTGCGAAGCACGGCAAGGATGCCGAGGCGTACGCCGCCTACTCCGCCATGGAGCGCGACGAGCTGAGCTGGGAAGCGTGGGCCGAACGCCTGCAGTGGTACTACTCGCACGTCGAGTTCCTGTTCAGCCCCGACCTGTTCATCGTCGGCGGCGGGGTGTCCAAGCACGCGGACAAGTTCCTGCACCTGCTCGATCTCCGCACGCCGATCGTCCCCGCCGTACACCGCAACAACGCCGGGATCATCGGCGCGGCAGCGCTCTCGCTGGGCGTCG